Genomic DNA from Larus michahellis chromosome 3, bLarMic1.1, whole genome shotgun sequence:
TGAGGGTGCACGGTTGGCTCAGCCATGGCCACTTCCCTGCTGTGGTCCACTCCTGAAGTCAACCAGTTCTACAGCTGGCCACTACCTGCTCTGTAAGGACAGAAGGAACAGAAGTATTTAGAAACAACACCACAACTAACTTGAGTGAGGCAAACCCCTCTTGttaactgcaatttaaaaaaaggaggctTCTCATTTTGGGAAAAGGGGTGAACAGAGCCCACTTTCCTTTCAGGAACAGAAAGTTTGTACACTTTGAATTTTCTGGAAAGGTTAACTTTATTGTGTATCTTGTCTATGTACATGCAAAACTTGACAACTGATAATCCATATGGTAAATTCAAAGTTAATATTATTTTCTCCATTCCTAGACTGCAAAAAccattattaatttttaagccCTTCACTCACTTCTTTCCAGATTTTATCCTCTATTTTTGAAGTATCATACTCTCGCAGCATATCAAACTCTAGCCACGGCTGGCTCCACTTCTgtgcttctttcattttcttttcaggcagATCAAACTTTATTCCTTTTATATTGTATTTTGGCCTTTCCCACCGTTTTGACCAGGGTTTAGGTTTCATTCGTACCTGCAGCTGGggtgaaagattaaaaaaaataattaaaaggtaTGAAGTAATCAGAAGTTTGATTGTGAGCTTAGCAAAAGGCAAGACAACTGCTGCTCTAGCAGCAGGAAAGTAAGAGAAAACAGACCAATTTGTCAGTATGTTAAGGAACTACTACTTACACTGTTAGGAGAAATGCAATTTTGTGTCCACGTGAATGTTGTCACAGTATCTTGTAAAACTTTTCAATTAACACTGTCTTGAATTATTACACAGTCCTTAAACTGACCTGTGAAGTGAACTTATCTCTTGTAGTTCTATTCCttattaaggaaaaagaaaagtagcaaGGAAAGGGAGGAACGATCACTGTAATTTACTGAGCTACGAGACAACACTCTGACAAAGTCTGCTGGTTTCTGGATCTTCTCTGATGCGGATTTTAGCTGACTTCCAAATCCTACCTTCTTTCCCTGACACCACTCCCAGCTCGGTAACAACAGTTCCATAAGAAAAGCTTACCTCTCTGTGGAGTGTTACATAGATGCAAGCAAAGGCCACTACTCCTTGCACGTCTTCTAAATTAACTAAGGATGGTAGATACTTAAATTCTCAACATTCTTTCACTATAGGAATAGCATAAAGACTTGCCTTATTTTGTATACTTTTGTCACCCTGGTAACTAATGTAGCAAAGGCTTCCAGGATATCAGTCAGATATGAAAGTTACCCAAATGATCCTCTACTTTCCCTCCAAAACATGCAGCTCCTACCTTGTTTACAGGAACTTCTTCATGGTCTAAACGAGACATGGGTTTCATATTCACATCGAAAGTGCTATACTCAGGGAGGGCATCTCGCAGGTACATCAGGTTGTCATCCAGCCTCTTTTCCAGCTTCAGAACCTCGATCGCCTGGATTCGAGGATTGTAGAGTTCGTAGCACATTTCAACACCTTAGAGAAAGAAAGTCTGGTTTAATGAATCAAATTCGTTAGAAATACTAACACCTAATTGGGATTACTTCAGTGTTATACGCTCCTGTATTATTCAAGAATTGCTTTTTACTTATACAGAGAACTACCACATAGAGCGCTGCGTGCATGCGTGATTGCACTCGTGCATTGTGTCTGCACAGGCAAATGCAGGTTTCTTTTTTGTAAGTCAAATCTTCGATAACAGAATGGCTTAAGAGACAGACATCAAATGGCTTGAATTTGAGGAACATGAGCTTGGGTTTTAAACTTTACTCCCTTTCGGTTACAATGGCTGTTGCTATCTATCTCACTGTATGTGTAGTGTATATAAAGACACCCACCCCTCTCCTATTTGCTCTCAGAACATCAGTATTTGCATCTCCCCCCATTTTGTCATAAAACAGAATATGAACCTATTATAAAATCTATTGTTTCTTAAATAGTTCACGTATATGTCCCCAGTTCATGCAAACACAGGGCTCAAACTGGgctaatatttacatttttactgcCCAGGCTCAAGTATAAGCACAACCATAGTAGATCTAAAAATCACTAAGTATATACACAAAAATTACTAAGCTGTTGCATGGCACACCAGCATCTCTGTGTATAGTTTTAAATTTGCAGTATCTCCTAGTGGGTAGACTCACGATTTCAGTTTAATCTATTGTCATCCTCTCCACAGACTAAATTTCTACACCAAACATCCCATCACGTAGGACGTCAACATCTTTTGCTTACCATTTCTATCTAGCATAATTACTGCAGTTAAAAACCCACCTTGGTCTTCTATAACATTCCGAAGGACAAAGGTAGCGCCAAGTCCTTTGCCTCCTCTTTGAATGCAGATGCCCACAAACCGGATGGCTTTCTCGTTGGCGTACGGATCTGCAGTAGTAACGGCGAGTACActgcctgccaaaaaaaaaaaatcaattaaaataaatagactGTTCAAGTAAATACGTACCAAAATGCAGGAAGAGAGTCAGACAAAATTTTAGGTTAGttttgaaaaggttttattttccatgaaaactgacagaaacagaacaaacttCTAAGATGCCCtgaattaatatattaattaagTGATTCTGCAGGTTAACTACGAAGCTTCTTCACCTTTATCTTTTACTCTTCGTTATGCAAACTGAATACAAATAATCTAATGTATTTTCCTTCCTTGAGATTTACTGGTAAACCACATGCTACAGCGTCAggatttaaaaaacacacaagaaacacATTACTATTACACTTTTAATGGAAACTGGATGTAAATACGAATTTAAAATACTAAGAAGTATGTACAGAAACACATACTAGTTGATCTAACATACCTGATACTGTGCTGTTCTGTGATATTCTCTACAACACGAAAACACACCTTTTATCACCCCACCCTAcaaaaaatactgataaaattAGGAAAGTTCTAGTGCCGTTACTGACCAACATAGAACTCTGGGATGTTGAAGACTTTCCGCCTCTGTATCATATCCTTTCTTTCTATATAAAATTTAAGAGGATCTGTTCTCCCTCTGGGAGGTATAAATTCAGGGCTCAAGAACCTGTAAGAAAATACAAACTTTTGTAAGtgtaaaagcaaaagcatttgcaGCTCCACCTCACAAACAGTAATGTACACACTTACAGTTGATCTCAAGGTCTGAGTCAAAGGCAGACACAGGACCCATGTCCCCGTCACCTTGTTGCATACTGAAGAGATGCATGACTTTAACAGATGAAAACCTCACACATCAACCCCAAATCTGCAAAAATCTTCACCGCTGTACACTTCTGTCCCTGTTCCACTGCTTTCAGGAACTCTAAAACACTGTTATTGTGCACTGTATCTAGAATACTGTtagaacacagtattttt
This window encodes:
- the MRPL19 gene encoding large ribosomal subunit protein bL19m — encoded protein: MAAACGRLVPRCAAAGAVGFAALPGRCFSSSGYRVSSDGKPEKFQPPPKPVIIDKQKQREERRFLSPEFIPPRGRTDPLKFYIERKDMIQRRKVFNIPEFYVGSVLAVTTADPYANEKAIRFVGICIQRGGKGLGATFVLRNVIEDQGVEMCYELYNPRIQAIEVLKLEKRLDDNLMYLRDALPEYSTFDVNMKPMSRLDHEEVPVNKLQVRMKPKPWSKRWERPKYNIKGIKFDLPEKKMKEAQKWSQPWLEFDMLREYDTSKIEDKIWKEVSEGLKN